A segment of the Bordetella flabilis genome:
CTGGGCCGCCATCGCGGCCCTGCAGGGCGCCGAGACAAACAAGGTCTATCGCCGGGTCGATGACGGCTCGGTACCTGGGCGGGCGAAATTGGAGCATGTGCGTACCGTCGTCGTGCAACCCGGAACGACGGTCGGCTTCATGCCCGCCGACATTCACAGTATCCATGGCGAAGGCAGCGAGGTCATACGCCATCTTCACCTGTACGGCCGGCCATTGGACAAACTCGACGGACGGCAGGGATTCGACCTGGAATCAGGCACCGTCACGAGCTACAACAAGAACTACATGACGCCCGCGATCGTCTGCGGCGATCTGGCATCCGTCTGAAGGATACGCGGTGACGAGCGCCAGAAATCCCTACATCGACCGGTTGGGGCCCTACCCCATGGTGCGCATGGCGCGCCTCCTGTCGGATATCAACCCACCGGCGGACAAGCCGCTGATCCGGTTTTCCATCGGAGAGCCCAAGCACGCATTGCCGCAGGTGCTCGTGGATGCGTTGGCCGGAGCCGCGGGGAAAGTCAATGCCTACCCGCCTTCGCGCGGGTCCGATGCCATGCACCGCAGCATTGCCAATTGGGTGGAGCGCCGCTTCGCTCCTGCTCGCGTGGACCCGCGCAGCGAGGTCCTTCCCGTCAATGGCGCGCGGGAAGGTCTGTTTTCCTTCGCCGAAGCAGTCCTGGACAAGACACGCGCAGATAGCCTGGTCATCTGTCCCAATCCCGGCTACGCCGTCTACGACGGCGTCACGAAGTTGTCGGGCCTGACGCCCCGGTACTTCGCGACGCATGGCGACGGCCCTGTCGGGGAGCGCTATGCCGCCATTCCCGCGGAAATCTGGCGCCGCACCCAAATGATATTCGTCTGCACACCGGATAATCCGCGCGGAGACACATTGGCGCTGGACGACTGGCGGACGCTCTTTCGGCTGTCCGACGAGCACGGTTTCATCATCGCCGCCGACGAATGCTATAGCGAGATTTATGTCAACGGTGTCGCCCCGCTGGGCGCCTTGCAAGCGGCCGCGCAACTGGGGCGAGCCGGCTACGAACGGTTGGTGGCGTTTTTCAGCCTGTCGAAGCGCTCGAACGCGACGGGACTCCGGTCCGGTTTCATTGCCGGCGATGCGGCACTGCTGCAGCAAACCGAACAGTTCCGCTCCTACAACGGCGGAGGTATGAACCAGGCGGTCGAAGCCGCAAGCATCGCGGCCTGGGACGACGAAGCGCATGTCCAGGCCAATCGCGAGCGTTATCGACGCAAGTTCGAGAAGGTCATCCCGCTGCTGCAATCGGTTCTCCCCGTCCAGGAGCCGCGGGCCGGGTTCTTCCTCTGGGTCGATGTGCGCCATACCGGCATGAGCGACGAAGCTTTCGCACGCGCGCTCATGGCGGAGGAACACGTGCAGGTACTGCCGGGCACCTATTTGACGCATGAATGCGAAGGCGTGGATCCCGGCATCGGCTACGTTCGCCTTGCCCTCGTGGCTGATGAGGGCGAATGCATGGAGGGCGCCCGCCGGATCGTCCGGTTCTGCGAGAACCGAAAGTCGCGGGCCCAAGCCGCATGAGCGCCCTCGACGAGCTACGCCCGGCGACCCGGCTTGTCCATGCGGGTCAGCCGGATTGCAGCAATGGCACTGCGCCGGTGAATATTCCGGTCGTCAGGACCAGCACCGTGCGCTTTCGCGACTGCGAGGAGATGGATGCAATCCACCACAGGCGTGATGGGGGTGAAACCATATCTGCCTACGGCCGCCATGGCACGGAGACGCATCGGGCCCTGGAAGAGGCGCTATGCACGCTGGAGGGGGGGCATCGCGCCCTTCTCTGCCCGTCTGGACTGGGTGCGATTTCCCTATCTTTCCTTGCCCTGACGCACAGCGGCGCCCATGTCCTTGCCAGTGATAACGTCTATCAGCCCATCAAGCGTATCGATGCGGCGCTGTTACGCAAGATGGGCGTCGAGGTCAGTTTCTTCAGCGCCTCGAAGGACCGGGTGCAGGACCATCTGCGGCCGAACACCACCCTGATCTATAGCGAGAGCCCCGGTTCGAGTCTTTACGAAATGGCCGATCTGCAGGTACTGGGTGCCGAGGCTGCACGGCGCGGCATCGCACTAGTTGTCGACAATACCTGGGCTTCGGGCTATCTGTTCAACCCGCTCGCCTCTGGCGCGACCGTTTCGATACTCGCCAATACGAAATACATTTCCGGCCATTCGGACCTGATGCAAGGCGCCGTGGTTCTCGGAGATCCCGCCCTGGCAAAGACGTTCGACGCTGCCTACGACGCCATGGGCTTCTGCGTCGGCGCCGACGATGCCTACCTCGCCCTGCGGGGACTGCGCACCCTGGGTGTCCGCATGGAACGACACGGCGACAACGCGCTAAAGGTCGCCGAACACCTGCGGCGGCTGCCGAGGGTACGGCGGGTGTACTGCCCCGCCCTACCAGATCATCCCGGGCACGAATTGTGGAAACGGGATTTTCGCGGAACCAACGGCTTGATCAGTGTCGAGTTCGACGACTTTGAGTGGGCTCGCATTACCGCTGTGGCCGATCATCTATCACTGTTTTCCATCGGCGCTTCCTGGGGCGGCTACGAAAGCCTTGCGCTGCCTACGCACGGTGACAAGCTCGCGTCCCAATCCAGTTGGAGCGGCGCGGCTGGCGTGCTTCGCCTGCATATCGGCCTGGAAGACCCGCAAGATCTGATCGATGACCTGGTGCGCGCCATCGATCTCGCTGCAAACCTGCCCATCCCCATCGGGGCGGCAATTTCCTGACCCGA
Coding sequences within it:
- a CDS encoding cysteine dioxygenase family protein, encoding MVEQSKGMQRRAAVQSLMDQVHIALDGREVTPVALKRIESALGALASIPGLFGPESFPPSGDTGGIALYQLHREPDDGIALYLNVLLPGKSSKPHDHTTWAAIAALQGAETNKVYRRVDDGSVPGRAKLEHVRTVVVQPGTTVGFMPADIHSIHGEGSEVIRHLHLYGRPLDKLDGRQGFDLESGTVTSYNKNYMTPAIVCGDLASV
- the dapC gene encoding succinyldiaminopimelate transaminase — its product is MTSARNPYIDRLGPYPMVRMARLLSDINPPADKPLIRFSIGEPKHALPQVLVDALAGAAGKVNAYPPSRGSDAMHRSIANWVERRFAPARVDPRSEVLPVNGAREGLFSFAEAVLDKTRADSLVICPNPGYAVYDGVTKLSGLTPRYFATHGDGPVGERYAAIPAEIWRRTQMIFVCTPDNPRGDTLALDDWRTLFRLSDEHGFIIAADECYSEIYVNGVAPLGALQAAAQLGRAGYERLVAFFSLSKRSNATGLRSGFIAGDAALLQQTEQFRSYNGGGMNQAVEAASIAAWDDEAHVQANRERYRRKFEKVIPLLQSVLPVQEPRAGFFLWVDVRHTGMSDEAFARALMAEEHVQVLPGTYLTHECEGVDPGIGYVRLALVADEGECMEGARRIVRFCENRKSRAQAA
- a CDS encoding trans-sulfuration enzyme family protein, yielding MSALDELRPATRLVHAGQPDCSNGTAPVNIPVVRTSTVRFRDCEEMDAIHHRRDGGETISAYGRHGTETHRALEEALCTLEGGHRALLCPSGLGAISLSFLALTHSGAHVLASDNVYQPIKRIDAALLRKMGVEVSFFSASKDRVQDHLRPNTTLIYSESPGSSLYEMADLQVLGAEAARRGIALVVDNTWASGYLFNPLASGATVSILANTKYISGHSDLMQGAVVLGDPALAKTFDAAYDAMGFCVGADDAYLALRGLRTLGVRMERHGDNALKVAEHLRRLPRVRRVYCPALPDHPGHELWKRDFRGTNGLISVEFDDFEWARITAVADHLSLFSIGASWGGYESLALPTHGDKLASQSSWSGAAGVLRLHIGLEDPQDLIDDLVRAIDLAANLPIPIGAAIS